The genomic segment TGATCCGAACACTTCAGCCCTTTGATCATATCCATAAGCTGACTGCCTTGAGTTATCAATTACTGCTAAAGTTCCGTTTTGCATCTTTAATGTTATAATAGCTGTATCAATGTCCCCAGCTTCGCCTATAGCGTTGTCTATCAATACATTACCGAGTGCATAAACTTCTTCAACTTCACTATCTAAAAGATATCTAGCCATATCAAAATCATGAATTGTCATATCTAAGAACATGCCACCAGAAATCTTCACATAATCTATTGAAGGTGGCTCAGGATCTCTTGAAGTTATTTTCAAAATATGAGGTTCTCCAATTTTTCCACTAGCAACCGCATTCTTAATTGATTTAAAGTTGTGGTCAAATCTTCTATTAAACCCTACTTGATACTTAACCTTAGATTTACCTAATTCATTAATGACTTCTTTTATTCTAGTTAAATCATGATCAATTGGTTTTTCACAGAAAACATGCTTTCCTGCTCTTATTGCTTCTATTGAGATTGGTGAGTGTGTATCTGTTGAGGAGCAAATTAATACTGCATCAATTTCTGGATCTTCTAATATTTTTTTATAGTCAGTATATACCTCAAGTATTCCCTTACTCTTTGCCCATTCTCTTGTAGCATCGTTTAAGTATGCATCAGCAATTGATTTAATTTCAGCATTTTTAACATATTTTGATATACTTTCTCCATGTACCTTCCCAATTCTTCCTACACCAATAATTCCAACCTTTAACATAATAACATCTCTCCCCGTTTTAATATTTTCTTACATTTGTAAGATTATCTGTTTTGTTAATGTACGCATTTTTTATTGAATCTTTATCAGAAACCTCAGCAACTCCTACATGCCACCAAGACTCATAACCGTTTGTCATTGTTTTTGGAAGTGTTTTTATATCTATTAAAGTAGATCTAGTTTGTTTTTTTGCATCTACTAGCGCTTCTTTAAGCTCTTCTATTGTTTTGACTGTATAGCTTTTTACTCCATACCCTTGTGCACATTTTGCAAAATCTATTGGAATCAATCCACCATTAAGCTTGCCGCTTTTTTCATTTCTATATCTAAACTCTGTTCCAAAACTGCCCATTCCATTTCCCATTTCTAGATTGTTAATGCAACCAAATCCGCTGTTATCGAATAGTAATACATTTATCTTCTTGTTTTCTTGAATAGACGTTATTAATTCCGAATGAAGCATTAAGTAACTTCCATCACCAACAAATGCATATACTTCTTTATTAGGTTCTGCAAGCTTCACTCCTAAAGCTCCTGATATTTCGTATCCCATACATGAATAACCATATTCCATGTGGTAGCTATACTTATCTCTTGAAGTCCATAACTTTTGTAAATCGCCTGGTAAACTTCCTGCAGCACCCACTACAACATAATCTTTTTTAAGAAAATTATTAATTTCACCTATAACTGTGGTTTGTGGAAGAGCTTCTCCGCAAAGTTCATAAAATTCTCTTAAGCTTGCTTCATTTTGTCCTAGCATTTCAGGTTTGAAATTATCTTCACTATATTTTATACTATATAATCTCTCAATTTCTTTTCCCCATTTATTTTTGGCATCAGAAATCTCCTTGTTATACTCGCTTTTATATCCTTTTTCAATAAGCTTATATCTAAGTTGTTCTAAATTAACCAATACATCCCCGACCACTTTAGTAGCATCCATTTTAGTTGCATTATATCTAGATGTATTTATTGTCAAGAATTCAACTTCATCATTCTTAAACAATCCTTTAGAAGCTGTTGTAAAATCTGTAAATCTTGTTCCAAGTCCTATTATGAGGTCTGCATCTTTAGCTATAAGATTTGCAGCAAGGGTACCTGTAACTCCAATACCTCCTAGATTCAGATAATGGGTTGATTCTACTGCACTTTTTCCTGCCTGCGTTTCTGCAATAGGTATATTAAATTCCTGCGCAAATTTCTTTAGTTCTTCACCTGCTTCTGAATATTTGGCTCCTCCGCCACAAATGATTAATGGTTTTTTCTTTCTAGCTATTAAACTTATAGCATCTTCTAGTTCTAAATCCGTAGCTTTTCTTCTTTCAATTCTATGCACTCTCTTCTTGAAAAAATATTCTGGATAATCGTAAGCCTCTCCTTGAACATCCTGTGGCAGTGCAATACATACTGCGCCAGTATCTCCCTCATCTGTTAATACTCTCATTGCATTTATCATAGCTGACATCAATTGTTCTGGTCTGCTCACTCTATCCCAATATTTACTTACAGGTTTAAAAGCATCATTTGTAGTAATTGAAGCATCATAATCTTGTTCGACTTGTTGAAGTACAGGATCTGGCTGCCTTGTAGCAAATGTATCACCTGGAAATAATAATACAGGTATATTATTTGCTGTTGCTGTTGCGGCAGCAGTTACCATATTAGCAGATCCAGGACCTACCGATGATGTACATGCATATATTTTTTTCCTTCTTTTTTGCTTAGCGAAAGCCACAGCTGCTTGGGCCATGCCTTGTTCATTTCTACCTTGACGTACTATTAATTTGCCAGGATCTTGTTCTAATGCTTGACCAAGACCTAATACATTTCCATGTCCGAATATTGCGAAAATTCCTTCGATGAATCTTTCTTCTTTGCCATCAAAACTTACAAACTGGTTATTTAAAAATTTAACCACTGCTTGTGCAGTAGTCAGTCTAATTGTACCCATCTCAAACCCCCTTATATCTTAATCAATCATTTATACTATTTTTCTGGCCATATCTTAACATTTTTGTCCCAAAGCCAAGTATGATCTTTATCATCTATTCTGTCAGTCCATGGGTTATTATCTAAATGTCTTATCATCCAACAATAGTACATAGCATAACCTGGTGCAGCTGTTTGAGGATGAACAAGGCCTCCTTGAATTAAAGCAAAGCTTCTATCTGTTATCTTATAAGCATTTTCACCTATTAGACATAAACCAAATCCTTGAGGTTTATTAAATTTATAGTAATAAACTTCAGGTTGTGGATGATGATGTGGTGGGTAACTTGACCATTTACCAGGATAAGTAATAACTTCTCCCATTACCATGTTTGAATATGGTTCATTTTTATAATCAAATACTGTTCTAACTACTCTTCTTGCAGTACCATTCCATACCCCTTCACCAAATACTTCACTTTTACAATCTTCTGGATAATATAATTTTGCTTCAAAGGTATTTTTATTATCTGTATATTGAAGAAGTATTTCGCTTTGTTCTAAAATTTCTACTTGGACCTTTGTATCCTTTGGCACATGTAAACACCAGGGACCTTCATCAAATACTGAAGTTCTCTCTATTACTTTTTTATTTCCTGACCACCTAATTTCAAGTTTTCCTGTTAACATCAATACAGCCAATTCTTTGAAATCTGAATAGTACGTTTTAACTGAACCTTTTTCAAGTTTTATTACAGCAATATCCATTAACATTTCTTTATTTTTACCGTTAATCTCGCATATTGTATTTTCACCGTATTTTAGATTACCTAAACTTTCTACCATTTAAATCCTCCTTATGATTTTACGACCATTTCACCATATTCCTCTTTGCTCTTTCTTATAAATTCATTAATCCCTTCGACTTTTGGCATTGCATCAGAGCAGCTGTGACTTGCAACTAACATTGAAGCTGAAGCACTACCAAACTCTAAGCAGTCAATAATATCCCATCCTTCAAGTAATCCATAAACAAATGCAGACCCATATGCATCCCCGCCACCAAAAGATTTAAGAAGTTTAACTGGGAAAGGCTTTATATTAAAGCTTTTTTTATCTGATGTATAAGCAGTTGATCCATCTTTTCCATGCTTTATAACAACAATTTTACTACCATAATTAAACCATCTATTAGCGGTTTCCTGATCGCTACTATCTTGTCCAATTATTGTTTGCGTTAAATCAAATTCTTCTCTTGACCCTATTATAACATCACTGTTTTTTGCGACTAGAGCATAATAAATTGCAATCTCATCCTTATTAGTCCATGAATATTCTCTATAATCAATATCGAAAATAACTACTGTATTATTTTTCTTTGCATACTCTAATGCCTTCAAGGTTGCTTCTCTTGACGGACTCTGAGATAAAGCAGTCCCAGATATTATAATAGCTTTAGTATTCTTAATATATTCTTCACTAATTTCGGAGGCTTCCAGCGCTAAATCTGCAACACCATTTCTGTACATTAAAATACTACTTTCAGTTGGACTAAGTATTTCAGTAAAAGTAAGTCCTAAATTTTCTCCATTTTTAGCAAAATAAATTTGCGTCGTATCTATTTCTTCATTTTTAAAATAGTTAATAACAAATTCACCAAACCTATCATTTGATACTTTACCAATAAACCCCACCTTTTTACCTAGTCTTGCAAGTCCAACTGCAGTATTAGCTGGTGACCCACCTAAATATTTTTTAAAAGTCGCACTTTCTGAAAGTGGCATATTTATATCAATAGGATTAAAATCAATTGCAGCTCTTCCGAGTGGCACAATATCAAATTCTCTACTATTATCAAATTTAATGTAACCCATTATTTCCCCCTATGCTTTGTTTTGACTTCCGAATATCTTAATATGCCTCTTTACATTAATATAAGCACCTTCTATTTCTTTCTCATGCAACTCGAAATAATCAACTTTTTCGGACTCTTCATATAATTTCCCAACATTTTCTTCAACTGAAGCAAATGTTGCTGTTGCTATATTAATTTTTCTAATTCCAAGACTTACACATTTTCTAAAATCGTCATCACTTATACCTGTTCCCCCATGCAATACTAATGGAACATCTACCCTTTTGTTTATTTTGTCTAATACATCAAAATTTAATTTTGGATTTTCTAAATATACTCCGTGAGCATTTCCTATTGCCACTGCTAATGCATCAACGCCTGTTGCATCGAAAAACTCCTTTGCCTCATCTACCCCAGTAAACAAACCTGATATTTCTTTTAAGCCATCTTCACTACCGCCTACTCGTCCTATTTCAGCTTCTACGTCTGCATTATATTTTTTTGCTTCATCTATAACTTCTCTTGTTAACCTTATATTATCTTTCAGTGGATATTTTGAACCATCTATCATAACTGAAGTAAATCCAAGCTGGAGAGCTTCCTTTATCTTTTCTAAAGTTAAACCATGATCAAAATGTATAGCTACTGGTATTTTCGCTTTTTTTGCTCCTGCAACCATCATAGATCCTATTAACTCTAATGGCGATGCATTTAATCTTACTTCTGCAATTTGAATTATCATCGGAGAATTTAACTCTTCACCAGCCTTTATAGCACCGATTAACATTTCCATATTTGCTACGCTAAAAGATCCAACAGCATATTTTCCTTTTTCTGCTTTACTCAATAAATCCCGCATATTTACTAGTGGCATTTATTTCACCTGTTTCCATAATAATTTATAAATATTTATTATGTCTTCCTTTTCAGTCTTTCTTCTTGTATTTCCTGGGCTGCCACTGTCTAAAGCATCACCCGCCATTTTTTCTAAATTTTCAAAGAATTTTTGCTTATTAACACCAACCTCTTCAAGGGTTTGAATGTTTAAGTCTCTACATAGATCTCCAATTTCTTTTATAAAAGCTTGACCTGCTTCTATATCACTCTCACCTTTCTTATAGATGCCTATAGCTTTAGCTAAATCACAAAATCTTTCTGGTGTTCCATATAATGCAAAATTCAAACAATCTTGCAACAATATAGCATTAGATAATCCATGTGGTACATGATAAAGTGCACCCACTGGTCTACTCATACCGTGAACTATTGTCACTGAAGAGTTATTAAAAGCAATTCCAGCTTCAAGTGCAGCTATTGACATTTCTGTTCTAGCTTCAACATCATTCCCATTTTGATAAGCTTTTAATAAATACTTAGTTATCCTTTTAACCGCAGAAAGAGCAAATGTATCTGACATTGTCTGCGATTTCTTTGATGTATATGCTTCGATTGCATGAGTTAATGCATCCAATCCTGTAGCTGCTGTTACGTTAGGTGGAGCTGTCGTTGTAAAAATCGGATCTATTATTGCTAAAGTTGGCATTAGATAAGATCCCTTTAACAACATTTTTATGTCCCTCTTTGTATCCGATATTATAGTGAACTGAGTTGCTTCTGAACCCGTTCCTGCTGTTGTAGGTAATGCAACTAGAGGAGGGGTTGCATTAGGAATCGTTTTCCCTAAATAATCATTAATTTCCCCTGTATTCGTTATCATAGCCCCTACAGCTTTCATTGTATCTATAGGGCTTCCTCCACCTAATCCAATTAAGAAATCACATTTTCCTTCTTTATAAGCTTTAGTTCCATCGTTTACCATGATATCTGTCGGTTCACTATTTACTTCACTATAGATTGCATATTCAATATTAATACTATCCAACATATCTGTTACTTTTTTTAAACTTCCAATCTTGACCATTACATCATCGGTTACAATTAAAGCTTTTTCCCCTAGCTGTTTAATGTTTTCGCCAGCTAGATTAAGTGCTTCCTTTCCAGTAATTATATATCTTGGTGTTAAAAACAAGTTGCTCATTATATAACCTCCCATGTTGTTGTTTTAATGTCACTTCTTAAGTATATTATGCGCAACTTAACCAATATATGTTAATAATAGTAGTATATTTAATTATTTCTTCATATTCATTATCATTATCATTTTCCCTGGAATATCCTAGACAACTGAATAATAGTTATAATTATGATGCTAATCTATATTAATAATTTTACAGTATACTGTGAAAGGTGATGTAGTTCTATGAAAATATTAAAACCTAAAGAAGCTGCTGAGTTAGTAAAGGATGGCGATTATATTGTAACAGATGGATTTGTTGGCAGTTGTTGTCCTGAAACCCTTACTACAGCTTTAGAAAAGCGTTTTTTAGAAACTGGTAAGCCTATAAATTTAAATCTTATATACGCCGCTGCTCAGGGTAATCAAAATGGAAGAGGTGCAGATCATTTTGCACACGAAGGAATGACTAAAAGAGTAGTAGGTGGTCATTATAACATGGCACCTGCCCTAGGAAAATTAGCTGTAGAAAATAAAATAGAAGCCTATAATCTTCCACAAGGAACTCTTTCTCAGCTTTTTAGGGATATTGCTGGTAAAAGGGTCGGTACTATAACTCATGTAGGACTAAACACATTTGTTGACCCTAGAATTGAAGGAGGGAAATTAAATGATATTACAAAGGAGGATATTGTAAAGATAATTGAAATCGAAGGTGAGGAGAAGCTACTATATAAATCATTTCCAATTGATATCTGTTTTGTACGCGGTACATATGCAGATAAAAATGGTAATATTAGTCTAGAAAGAGAAATAGCTACTCTTGAAGCAACATCCATTACTCAAGCAACAAAAAACTGCGGTGGAATAGTTGTAGTTCAAGTTGAAAGAGTAGTAGCTGCTGGCACCCTTGATCCACGACTTGTGAAAATTCCTGGTATATATGTAGACTATGTTGTTGTTTCAAAACCAGAGGAACATGAGCAGACCGTTGGATTTGAATATAATCCAGCTTGTACAGGTGAAATAAAAGCAATAATGGATTCAATTGAAAATACACCTTTAGATATTAGGAAAATAATAGCAAGGAGAGCTGCCTTTGAGCTTAAATCTAATACTGTTGTAAATTTAGGAATTGGAATACCTGAGGTAATATCATTAGTTGCTAGTGAAGAAGGGATTTGCGATTATATGACACTTACAGTAGAAGCAGGAGCAGTTGGTGGATTGCCACAGGGTGGATTAGCTTTTGGTGCATCAGTAAATCCAGAAGCAATTCTAGACCAAGCATGCCAATTTGATTTTTATGATGGTGGTGGAGTTGATTTAGCATTCTTAGGATTAGCTCAAGTTGATAAAGACGGTAACTTAAATGTAAGTAAGTTTGGAACACGTGTTGCAGGATGCGGTGGCTTTATCAATATTACCCAAAATGCAAAAAAAGTTATATTCTGTGGAACATTTACAGCCCAAGGACTTAAACAAGAAATAAAAGATGGAAAGCTTGTTATCAAACAAGAAGGTAAGCTATTTAAATTTATTGATCAAGTTGAGCAAATTACTTTTAGTGGGAAATATGCACGAAAGGTAAATCAGCCAGTAATGTACATTACTGAAAGAGCTGTATTCGAACTTAAAAAGGATGGACTTTATCTTACTGAAATAGCACCAGGTATTGATTTGCAAAAGGATGTTTTAGATTTAATGGCTTTCAAGCCAAAAATGAATGATATTCCCAAACTTATGGATGAGCGTATTTTCTATGATAAACCAATGGGATTAATAGATTTTAGTTTATCAAGAGAGCAAGATATTTAATAAGATAAAGGCCTCATACTAAATTAATAGTATGAGGCTTTTTTTTTGTTTTGTTCTAAGTCTTTACCTTAAAAAATATCTACTTTATATCGGCCCAATTAGCAGGATATGTCACAAACATAAATTTTGCATAATCTGGAACACTGAATTGAATTTTTGAGTTTTTAGGAATTAAAATCATTTCCCCTTTATTGGCTACAACTTTTCTTCCATCAATATTTACTTCTAAAGTTCCCTCTATAACATAATCTATTTCATCATATTTTAATGTCCAATCAAAGCACGTTTCTTTCATTTCCATAAGACCGCATCCAAGTCTCGGACTTTCTTCTAATGTTAAAACATCTGTTAAAAGTACGTCATCTCCCTCTTTGCCAGTATCAAACTTACCCATTTTTACAGTGTCTAATTTTATTGACATTATACCACTAGGATCTACGTGCTTTTCAAATTCACATTTTTCCTTTGATAAACTTTCTGCTATGATTTTTCTAACCATGTCCTCAATTAATTTTGCATCTATATTTTCCATTTTAATTCCTCCATTCATTATTATCTTATAATGCTATTATGCTTGAACAGACTTATTTTTTTTATTTTTCGAAAGTATAAAACAAGCTAACGCAACCGCTGCAACTCCACCGACTAATTTTGCAACTATCATAGGGAATATCATTCCTTTTTCTACTCCAGCAACAAAACCTAAATGATCTCCAAATACAAAAGCTGCACTAACTGCAAATGCAACGTTTATTATCTTACCCCGTTCATCCATGTCTTTCATCATTCCAAACATTGGTATACTATTTGCAAGACTCGCCACCATACCTGCCGCTGAAATATCATTCATACCTAGTAATGAACCAAGCTTCATTAGAGGTTTTTTAAATACTTTCGTTATAACATAAACCATTGGGAAGGCTCCTGCGAGTACTATTGCAATAGAACCTACTATCTCAATACCTTCGGATAGTGGTGCCATTCCAGGTATAACAACTACTCCTGTTAAAGTTTCTATTATTATAGCTGCAAGACCTATTGTTATAAGCACAACTACACCTTTTCCAAAAACGGTAAAGCCTTTTATCATTTTTTCAGGAATTAACCATAATCCTACAGCAAGAAGTGCTGCAAATATTATTATTGGCACAAGATTTTTAAGTAACATTATTACTCCAAATCCAGCTACAAGTCCACCTATAAGCGCTCCTATAGGAATTGTTATTATCCCTGCAAGTACACCTGTTGCCAAAAATTTATGGTCTTCTTTTTTAATTATTCCAAGAGCAACTGGTATAGTAAATACAATAGTTGGTCCCATCATAGATCCTATAATTACGCCTGAGAAGCTTGCTGCTTGTGCTGTTTGTGCAAGTTCTTTTGCAAGAGGATATCCTCCCATATCACAAGCAAGTAAAGTAGTAGCAAACATAGATGGATCTGCTCCTAATGCAGTGTAAATTGGGACTACTACAGGTTTTAATACACTAGCAAGTACTGGTGCTAAACAAACTACACCAACCATAGCTATAGTTAATGAACCCATTGCCATAAATCCCTCTTCAAATTGTTCTCCTAAACCAAATTTATTTCCTATGCACTTATCTATTGCACCTAAAACCATGAAAACAACCATTATATATATAATAATTTCATTTATTCCCATTTTTTCTCCTTCCAGAAAATTATTTTTTGATCATATGTATTTTTTTAGAATTTATCTACATTGTTAACTATTATTATAAGCTACTGATTAGTTCCTTAGATGGTGATGGAATTACTATACTTGAAACTATTTTTTTCTCATCAATTTCTCTTAAAGCTTCTTTTACAGCTTCCTGCACAG from the Clostridium sp. CM027 genome contains:
- a CDS encoding cupin domain-containing protein, coding for MENIDAKLIEDMVRKIIAESLSKEKCEFEKHVDPSGIMSIKLDTVKMGKFDTGKEGDDVLLTDVLTLEESPRLGCGLMEMKETCFDWTLKYDEIDYVIEGTLEVNIDGRKVVANKGEMILIPKNSKIQFSVPDYAKFMFVTYPANWADIK
- a CDS encoding acyl CoA:acetate/3-ketoacid CoA transferase → MKILKPKEAAELVKDGDYIVTDGFVGSCCPETLTTALEKRFLETGKPINLNLIYAAAQGNQNGRGADHFAHEGMTKRVVGGHYNMAPALGKLAVENKIEAYNLPQGTLSQLFRDIAGKRVGTITHVGLNTFVDPRIEGGKLNDITKEDIVKIIEIEGEEKLLYKSFPIDICFVRGTYADKNGNISLEREIATLEATSITQATKNCGGIVVVQVERVVAAGTLDPRLVKIPGIYVDYVVVSKPEEHEQTVGFEYNPACTGEIKAIMDSIENTPLDIRKIIARRAAFELKSNTVVNLGIGIPEVISLVASEEGICDYMTLTVEAGAVGGLPQGGLAFGASVNPEAILDQACQFDFYDGGGVDLAFLGLAQVDKDGNLNVSKFGTRVAGCGGFINITQNAKKVIFCGTFTAQGLKQEIKDGKLVIKQEGKLFKFIDQVEQITFSGKYARKVNQPVMYITERAVFELKKDGLYLTEIAPGIDLQKDVLDLMAFKPKMNDIPKLMDERIFYDKPMGLIDFSLSREQDI
- the iolC gene encoding 5-dehydro-2-deoxygluconokinase, with protein sequence MGYIKFDNSREFDIVPLGRAAIDFNPIDINMPLSESATFKKYLGGSPANTAVGLARLGKKVGFIGKVSNDRFGEFVINYFKNEEIDTTQIYFAKNGENLGLTFTEILSPTESSILMYRNGVADLALEASEISEEYIKNTKAIIISGTALSQSPSREATLKALEYAKKNNTVVIFDIDYREYSWTNKDEIAIYYALVAKNSDVIIGSREEFDLTQTIIGQDSSDQETANRWFNYGSKIVVIKHGKDGSTAYTSDKKSFNIKPFPVKLLKSFGGGDAYGSAFVYGLLEGWDIIDCLEFGSASASMLVASHSCSDAMPKVEGINEFIRKSKEEYGEMVVKS
- the eutH gene encoding ethanolamine utilization protein EutH produces the protein MGINEIIIYIMVVFMVLGAIDKCIGNKFGLGEQFEEGFMAMGSLTIAMVGVVCLAPVLASVLKPVVVPIYTALGADPSMFATTLLACDMGGYPLAKELAQTAQAASFSGVIIGSMMGPTIVFTIPVALGIIKKEDHKFLATGVLAGIITIPIGALIGGLVAGFGVIMLLKNLVPIIIFAALLAVGLWLIPEKMIKGFTVFGKGVVVLITIGLAAIIIETLTGVVVIPGMAPLSEGIEIVGSIAIVLAGAFPMVYVITKVFKKPLMKLGSLLGMNDISAAGMVASLANSIPMFGMMKDMDERGKIINVAFAVSAAFVFGDHLGFVAGVEKGMIFPMIVAKLVGGVAAVALACFILSKNKKNKSVQA
- the iolG gene encoding inositol 2-dehydrogenase — protein: MLKVGIIGVGRIGKVHGESISKYVKNAEIKSIADAYLNDATREWAKSKGILEVYTDYKKILEDPEIDAVLICSSTDTHSPISIEAIRAGKHVFCEKPIDHDLTRIKEVINELGKSKVKYQVGFNRRFDHNFKSIKNAVASGKIGEPHILKITSRDPEPPSIDYVKISGGMFLDMTIHDFDMARYLLDSEVEEVYALGNVLIDNAIGEAGDIDTAIITLKMQNGTLAVIDNSRQSAYGYDQRAEVFGSLGQVSIANDSTSSAVVSTQDGVTGEKPLFFFLERYMQAYAQEVTEFIDAIVNNTDTPVDGEDGLQAVLIGEAATKSLHENRPVKLSEIKF
- a CDS encoding iron-containing alcohol dehydrogenase; translated protein: MSNLFLTPRYIITGKEALNLAGENIKQLGEKALIVTDDVMVKIGSLKKVTDMLDSINIEYAIYSEVNSEPTDIMVNDGTKAYKEGKCDFLIGLGGGSPIDTMKAVGAMITNTGEINDYLGKTIPNATPPLVALPTTAGTGSEATQFTIISDTKRDIKMLLKGSYLMPTLAIIDPIFTTTAPPNVTAATGLDALTHAIEAYTSKKSQTMSDTFALSAVKRITKYLLKAYQNGNDVEARTEMSIAALEAGIAFNNSSVTIVHGMSRPVGALYHVPHGLSNAILLQDCLNFALYGTPERFCDLAKAIGIYKKGESDIEAGQAFIKEIGDLCRDLNIQTLEEVGVNKQKFFENLEKMAGDALDSGSPGNTRRKTEKEDIINIYKLLWKQVK
- a CDS encoding 5-deoxy-glucuronate isomerase, with the protein product MVESLGNLKYGENTICEINGKNKEMLMDIAVIKLEKGSVKTYYSDFKELAVLMLTGKLEIRWSGNKKVIERTSVFDEGPWCLHVPKDTKVQVEILEQSEILLQYTDNKNTFEAKLYYPEDCKSEVFGEGVWNGTARRVVRTVFDYKNEPYSNMVMGEVITYPGKWSSYPPHHHPQPEVYYYKFNKPQGFGLCLIGENAYKITDRSFALIQGGLVHPQTAAPGYAMYYCWMIRHLDNNPWTDRIDDKDHTWLWDKNVKIWPEK
- a CDS encoding class II fructose-bisphosphate aldolase, with protein sequence MPLVNMRDLLSKAEKGKYAVGSFSVANMEMLIGAIKAGEELNSPMIIQIAEVRLNASPLELIGSMMVAGAKKAKIPVAIHFDHGLTLEKIKEALQLGFTSVMIDGSKYPLKDNIRLTREVIDEAKKYNADVEAEIGRVGGSEDGLKEISGLFTGVDEAKEFFDATGVDALAVAIGNAHGVYLENPKLNFDVLDKINKRVDVPLVLHGGTGISDDDFRKCVSLGIRKINIATATFASVEENVGKLYEESEKVDYFELHEKEIEGAYINVKRHIKIFGSQNKA
- the iolD gene encoding 3D-(3,5/4)-trihydroxycyclohexane-1,2-dione acylhydrolase (decyclizing), giving the protein MGTIRLTTAQAVVKFLNNQFVSFDGKEERFIEGIFAIFGHGNVLGLGQALEQDPGKLIVRQGRNEQGMAQAAVAFAKQKRRKKIYACTSSVGPGSANMVTAAATATANNIPVLLFPGDTFATRQPDPVLQQVEQDYDASITTNDAFKPVSKYWDRVSRPEQLMSAMINAMRVLTDEGDTGAVCIALPQDVQGEAYDYPEYFFKKRVHRIERRKATDLELEDAISLIARKKKPLIICGGGAKYSEAGEELKKFAQEFNIPIAETQAGKSAVESTHYLNLGGIGVTGTLAANLIAKDADLIIGLGTRFTDFTTASKGLFKNDEVEFLTINTSRYNATKMDATKVVGDVLVNLEQLRYKLIEKGYKSEYNKEISDAKNKWGKEIERLYSIKYSEDNFKPEMLGQNEASLREFYELCGEALPQTTVIGEINNFLKKDYVVVGAAGSLPGDLQKLWTSRDKYSYHMEYGYSCMGYEISGALGVKLAEPNKEVYAFVGDGSYLMLHSELITSIQENKKINVLLFDNSGFGCINNLEMGNGMGSFGTEFRYRNEKSGKLNGGLIPIDFAKCAQGYGVKSYTVKTIEELKEALVDAKKQTRSTLIDIKTLPKTMTNGYESWWHVGVAEVSDKDSIKNAYINKTDNLTNVRKY